One genomic segment of Coffea arabica cultivar ET-39 chromosome 6e, Coffea Arabica ET-39 HiFi, whole genome shotgun sequence includes these proteins:
- the LOC113697019 gene encoding mediator of RNA polymerase II transcription subunit 17: MDGNLDISIDKLPIKRLEVIEENGVERFPSDVGHEEKRVDLIRRIDFAWAVEREEPSSKKQKKTTTSSTSKETHSSGNQPWQWQSLVENLQLAHQELSVIIDLINTLEANNDVTVASMTRPKQLPNELLSDLAVSTATKLQCFRHLGRYFKQSAKALEQQVAREARFYGALIRLQQNWKVKRHRAVAAASGNEGFYIDLFDNSLNDPAAAFRPSSVSTVRVEHDSAGMLAVNLPPNSCRTLQFEFLGAHSSYNARRSSRTKVQTFSADGYEETKKEHLNDDKCVRETHALLREVHLAIFNEQVFELVNREVFNPSIGVNVTGIQENYLRLSIGQGASVSVSLVPSGQDDQTVSITGTNNLETAIISMESFEEGRRNFKKSAFANQISFEIYLQQLFHEHVFVKAKRRAASSSRSQVPGQPAKDSFNLLGYFCLSLAHRIFSIRVLTELENLVRGIPYVHLMSHPTWHSRTSSWTLSINIPQPISLAGNQAQVSALTHIKSLKSQYWTKVLVNDDCITVEGEGAPKVVGLFKGKSETISPMNRYNCDLADLPLILLQQVASQVISWLHDEALTVGIKANRDFLSLSFELDQGELLSLVSHIDPEDAEGCISWWLVMEDGFTEEHKLRMDISSSESETRKFLGHLSLDVLYSTVFDLVGLCGGGGMH; this comes from the exons ATGGACGGAAACCTAGACATTTCCATCGACAAGCTCCCCATCAAACGCTTAGAAGTCATCGAAGAAAATGGCGTCGAGCGATTCCCTTC AGACGTAGGGCACGAGGAGAAACGAGTAGACTTGATAAGGAGAATAGACTTCGCGTGGGCGGTGGAGAGAGAGGAGCCTTCCAGCAAGAAGCAGAAGAAGACTACTACTAGTAGTACTAGTAAGGAAACTCACAGCTCCGGTAATCAGCCATGGCAGTGGCAGAGTTTAGTGGAGAATCTACAATTAGCTCATCAAGAGCTCTCCGTCATTATCGATCTCATCAACACC CTGGAGGCAAACAATGATGTAACAGTGGCTAGCATGACCAGGCCGAAGCAGTTGCCTAATGAGCTTCTGTCTGACCTTGCTGTATCTACAGCTACCAAGCTACAGTGCTTCCGG CATCTTGGCAGATATTTTAAGCAATCTGCCAAAGCACTGGAGCAGCAGGTAGCTAGAGAAGCAAGATTCTATGGTGCGCTGATTAG ATTGCAGCAAAATTGGAAAGTTAAAAGACATCGTGCAGTTGCTGCTGCCTCTGGAAATGAGGGGTTCTACAttgatttatttgataattCACTAAATGATCCAGCAGCAGCATTTCGTCCATCCTCAGTGTCTACTGTTCGTGTGGAGCATGATTCAGCTGGAATGCTAGCTGTGAATTTGCCTCCAAACTCTTGCCGTACTCTTCAGTTTGAGTTTCTTGGTGCACATTCAAGCTATAATGCAAGAAGATCAAGCAGAACGAAAGTACAAACCTTTAGTGCTGATGGTTATGAAGAAACTAAGAAAGAACATCTTAATGATGATAAATGTGTAAGAGAAACGCATGCGCTCCTCCGTGAAGTTCATCTGGCCATTTTTAATGAGCAG GTATTTGAGTTGGTTAATCGTGAAGTATTTAACCCATCTATAGGTGTCAATGTGACTGGGATACAAGAAAACTATTTAAGATTAAGCATTGGTCAGGGAGCGTCTGTATCTGTTTCACTTGTTCCATCTGGTCAAGATGATCAAACAGTCAGCATTACAGGCACTAACAATCTAGAAACTGCAATTATATCTATGGAATCATTTGAAGAAGGGAGACGCAACTTTAAGAAGTCAGCATTTGCAAATCAGATTagttttgaaatatatttgcaacAACTTTTTCATGAACACGTGTTTGTGAAAGCTAAACGTAGAGCTGCATCTTCAAGTAGAAGTCAGGTACCTGGTCAGCCAGCGAAGGACAGCTTCAATCTTCTGGGTTACTTCTGCTTGTCTCTAGCTCACAGGATCTTCTCAATCAGAGTTCTCACTGAGCTGGAAAATCTG GTGCGTGGAATCCCATATGTCCATTTAATGTCACATCCCACTTGGCATTCTCGGACATCATCTTGGACACTCTCCATCAATATTCCCCAGCCAATTTCACTTGCAGGAAACCAGGCTCAGGTATCTGCCCTGACCCATATCAAGAGCCTAAAGTCTCAGTACTGGACTAAGGTGCTTGTCAATGATGACTGCATTACTGTGGAAGGGGAAGGTGCTCCTAAGGTTGTTGGTCTCTTCAAGGGGAAGTCTGAGACAATTTCTCCTATGAATAGATATAATTGTGACTTGGCAGATCTTCCTTTGATACTCCTACAGCAG gTTGCCAGCCAAGTTATTAGCTGGCTTCACGATGAAGCCCTTACAGTGGGTATTAAAGCAAACAGAGACTTCCTATCCTTGTCATTTGAGTTGGATCAGGGCGAACTACTCAGTCTGGTGTCACACATAGACCCTGAAGATGCTGAAGGGTGCATCTCGTGGTGGTTAGTGATGGAAGATGGATTCACAGAGGAACACAAACTTCGTATGGATATATCTAGTAGTGAATCAGAAACCAGGAAGTTCTTGGGACATTTATCTCTGGATGTCCTATATTCTACTGtgtttgatttggttggccTGTGTGGTGGTGGTGGGATGCACTGA